The Stieleria maiorica genome includes the window ATGGCCAGATCAACCGCTTCAGCCAGGGTGGAAACCAGGATCGCACCATCGGTATCGCGATCGATTTGGTCGACGCGCATCGAGAGTGCCAACAGACTTGGCGACACCACACGCACGGATTGGGGGGGCGGCAGTTCGGCTGGCATGACGGGGCGAGTCGGCGACACCTCCGATGCCGTTCCCGCCTGTTCGCTGATCCGGTTCATCTCTGGACTTCCCGCACCGATCACCGATCCGGCTGCCGCCAGACCGCCCGCTGCGGAAGCGGACAATCCGGACGCTGTTGAATCGGGCTCCATGTCCGCCGCCGCATCGGCCGCTACAGCGGAACTGTCGTCAATCGAGGTCAACGGCGGCTCGTCACCGCTTCCGAGTGTTTCGGGAATCGGCAACCGGGCGGTGAAACTTGGCGGCCGAGCTGCTGCTTCGGAAACATCGTCAAGATTCATGTCGGGGTCTGACGTCGATGGTTCGATCGTGTCCCGACCGCCCCGTTCGGCCGGGCTGGTCGAATTGCCGAGCCCCGGCGTCTCGGATCTGCCCGCCGGTGGATTGCTTTCGGAAAACGTTCCGGTCGCCAATCCCGGCGTGTTGTCCGAATTCGAGGCGGCGCCCGTCGTCGCTCGCTCGCTCACCGCCGGCTCGCCAGACGAGGAAAGCGACGAAGGCCGCGTCGAACCCGTTCGATTCATCGACGCGGGGCGATTGATGACGAACGCATCCCGCGTCGCGGTCGATTGAAGCTCCAAGTAGCCACCGATCATCAAGATCAACAGTGCCACGATCATCCATGGCAGATGCAATTGCAGTCGCTGTAGGCCTTCGTTGCCCGACGGAAGCGTCACCACCGCATTGGACTGCGCACGCTTTAATTGGAATCGATACGCCAATTCGCTGAGATCGGCCAGCAAGTCCCGCGCGTTCTGGTACCTGGATTGTGGATCTTTGGCCATCATCCGGTGCATCACCGCGATCGCTTCGTCGGGCAGATCCGGACGTAGCACTTTGGGGTTGGGCAACGGTGCATTGCCGTGGCTGATCAGCTTTTGAAGCATGGTGCCACCGGTATAGGGCGCTTCACCGGTGACCATGAAATAGAACGTGCACCCGAGTGAATAAAGATCACTGCGGATGTCGGCATCGCGTGGATCGAACGCTTGCTCGGGCGAGATATAGTCAAACGTTCCCAGCGTGACACCGCTGGCGGTCATGTCTTCACTGAGTTCCAAGTTGTCGCTGCGAGCCAACCCCATGTCGACCAACTTGACCGAACCGTCATCGGACACCAGGACGTTGGACGGTTTGATGTCGCGGTGGACGATCCCGCGCTGGGACGCGTGATCAAGCGCTTCGGCGACTTGTGACGTGAATACAACGGCGTCGTCGAGCGACAGCGCACCGTGGTGGTCGACCAAGTCGCGGACGTTCGTTCCATTGATGTACTCAAAGACGATGTAATGCCAATCGTCGTAGTTGCCGGCGTCGAACACGCGCGCGATCCGGGGGTGATCCAACTTCGCAGCGTTCTGTGCTTCGTTGCGAAATCGGCGCTGCAACTCGGGATCGTTCCCGACGAAAGGGATCACTTTGAGCGCGACGATGCGGTCGAGCTGTTGATCGTGGGCGCGAAAGACGGCGCCCATGCCGCCCCCGCCGATCAGGGCTTCGAGAAAGTATTGGTTCAGCTGCTCACCGACCAGCACCTTGGCGATGTCGGCCGGGGTGCGCCCGCTGCCGGTATTTTTTCTTTCGCCTGCCGCGGCGACCTGGCGGATCACGGTTTTGGCTTCTTCCAGCCCCGGCGCGAAGTCTCCCTCAGATGCCACTTCGTCCGCGAGTCTGGCCGATCGGCCTTTGGGAGACTGCCGCACCGCAAACACTTCGTCGGTCGTGCGCTCCATCTCCAGGGGGTCGCGGCCACCATCGACCGACTGCTCGGGCGTTCGGTGGACGGTTGAATCGCTAGCCGTTGGTTCTTGGTTTTCCATCGCCAGACATTTGAAGAGCACGCCCATCAAGTTGACGCGTAACTGGCCCGCACCCAAGGAAACCCGCACCCAAGGAAACCCGCACCCAAGGAAATCCATCGTTCTGCTCGCACCGGCCTAGGCTGAATCC containing:
- a CDS encoding serine/threonine-protein kinase, giving the protein MDFLGCGFPWVRVSLGAGQLRVNLMGVLFKCLAMENQEPTASDSTVHRTPEQSVDGGRDPLEMERTTDEVFAVRQSPKGRSARLADEVASEGDFAPGLEEAKTVIRQVAAAGERKNTGSGRTPADIAKVLVGEQLNQYFLEALIGGGGMGAVFRAHDQQLDRIVALKVIPFVGNDPELQRRFRNEAQNAAKLDHPRIARVFDAGNYDDWHYIVFEYINGTNVRDLVDHHGALSLDDAVVFTSQVAEALDHASQRGIVHRDIKPSNVLVSDDGSVKLVDMGLARSDNLELSEDMTASGVTLGTFDYISPEQAFDPRDADIRSDLYSLGCTFYFMVTGEAPYTGGTMLQKLISHGNAPLPNPKVLRPDLPDEAIAVMHRMMAKDPQSRYQNARDLLADLSELAYRFQLKRAQSNAVVTLPSGNEGLQRLQLHLPWMIVALLILMIGGYLELQSTATRDAFVINRPASMNRTGSTRPSSLSSSGEPAVSERATTGAASNSDNTPGLATGTFSESNPPAGRSETPGLGNSTSPAERGGRDTIEPSTSDPDMNLDDVSEAAARPPSFTARLPIPETLGSGDEPPLTSIDDSSAVAADAAADMEPDSTASGLSASAAGGLAAAGSVIGAGSPEMNRISEQAGTASEVSPTRPVMPAELPPPQSVRVVSPSLLALSMRVDQIDRDTDGAILVSTLAEAVDLAMRFGVGRVELATAELVTGPLAIPQDNMVFESTVGRTTIRMVSTDTLAIGRSEMLNIGNHRTQFRNLDFHWELAQEQVDGGSMFVVNDNRLTRFQNCTFTLVNKAIHDGVSFFQVITDPKALPDSETLPGRVLNPNENALPLVAIQLDNAVVRGEATLIQMDYAAALQLVWKNGLLAISGRMIDTSGALRRPTVVASPIQLSLRDVTAEIPRGMLRMRLGPDGIFPVPIEREANQCVFLVEEGQPHVEIIGVETLATERPYLKLRGEDNAYVGAPTLSDPVLYVSDLAGNSSVYMMEELAAQSLPWIDERRPRWSVRWSSARSRSQTYHRLTPTNYRQDGAIYFGFQEPDLPELP